One Deinococcus cellulosilyticus NBRC 106333 = KACC 11606 genomic region harbors:
- a CDS encoding DUF427 domain-containing protein, with protein MPKAIWNNQVIAESDDTVVVEGNHYFPRSSVNAQFLKPSTTHTTCPWKGEASYHTLEVNGQQNPDAAWYYPQPKEAAKHIKDRIAFWKGVQVQ; from the coding sequence ATGCCAAAAGCCATCTGGAACAATCAGGTCATTGCAGAGAGTGACGACACTGTGGTTGTCGAAGGCAACCACTATTTTCCCAGATCATCTGTCAATGCACAGTTCCTGAAACCCAGCACCACCCACACCACCTGCCCCTGGAAAGGCGAGGCCAGTTACCACACGCTGGAAGTGAATGGTCAGCAAAATCCAGATGCAGCCTGGTACTATCCTCAGCCCAAAGAGGCAGCAAAACACATCAAAGACCGCATTGCTTTCTGGAAGGGCGTGCAGGTTCAATAA
- a CDS encoding HD domain-containing protein — MMVSPALLTESFQIALDFAYRNHHTQTRKGPLPVPYLGHLLGVCSLVIEHGGNETEAIAALLHDTIEDVGEAAIPDIRRLFGDEVLDIVLGCTDASKEAKDRAQDVRADWLGRKERYLQGIPDKSASARLVALADKVYNARSIQEDYLDIGDAVWSRFTGGKWGTLWYYRALTEAFRKTSSDLHPRYQRLVKLLARTTQETERMLGVSDYGAGEFRQHFLRM, encoded by the coding sequence ATGATGGTTTCTCCTGCACTGCTGACCGAATCATTTCAAATTGCACTGGATTTTGCCTACCGCAACCACCACACCCAGACCCGCAAAGGCCCCCTGCCCGTGCCTTATCTGGGGCACCTGCTCGGGGTGTGCAGTCTGGTGATCGAACACGGAGGCAATGAAACCGAGGCCATCGCTGCGTTGCTCCACGACACCATTGAAGATGTGGGCGAAGCCGCCATCCCAGACATCCGAAGACTCTTTGGAGACGAAGTGCTGGACATTGTTCTGGGCTGCACAGACGCTTCAAAGGAAGCCAAAGATCGGGCACAGGACGTGCGGGCAGACTGGCTTGGGCGCAAGGAGCGTTATCTGCAGGGCATCCCTGACAAGTCTGCTTCTGCCCGCCTGGTCGCTCTTGCCGACAAGGTGTACAACGCACGTTCCATTCAGGAAGATTACCTGGACATTGGGGACGCTGTGTGGAGCAGGTTCACCGGAGGCAAATGGGGCACGTTGTGGTATTACCGGGCGCTCACCGAAGCGTTTCGCAAGACCAGCAGTGACCTCCACCCCCGTTACCAGAGGCTGGTGAAACTGCTGGCCCGCACCACCCAGGAAACCGAACGCATGCTGGGGGTCAGCGACTACGGGGCAGGAGAGTTCCGGCAGCATTTCCTGCGCATGTGA